In the genome of Phlebotomus papatasi isolate M1 chromosome 2, Ppap_2.1, whole genome shotgun sequence, one region contains:
- the LOC129802330 gene encoding inhibin beta B chain, which produces MLNGQVRQTRVRMQCLLILFTIILWMGATFARYSPVLMDNSLHTEDIDDIISCPSCQHNLHSDDLLQLRIEFVKNQILQKLRLKERPNVSRSSLPMPIIEGIIINKDQLEDSENSLNRKHRDDYYGKTTQKIIFLDEDHRLCSRDAQCFSFQIPSDVHADEVESANLWLYKLPDPMDSHNQTFVISELAHWDPARKFPKRSPLAIHETPVGEGWVRVGLQWATRRWVEHREWRHVLHVSCKTCSGASVVAGSVPRQPFIVVDVSSNGGGKRVRRNINCSAGVTDCCRERLYVNFADIEWDDWIIYPPGYHAYFCRGSCTSVATIAQGSQHNYVLRKYMMRNYQQSRTLRMTTCCTATEFSALQLFYLDSNNTATQKVLPNMIVEGCGCM; this is translated from the exons ATGCTCAATGGGCAAGTGAGGCAAACTAGGGTAAGGATGCAGTGTCTGTTGATCCTTTTCACCATCATCCTATGGATGGGAGCAACGTTTGCCCGCTATTCACCTGTACTCATGGACAACAGCCTCCATACAGAAGACATTGATGACATCATAAGTTGCCCTAGTTGTCAACACAATCTCCACAGTGATGATCTCCTTCAACTCAGAATAGAGTTTGTCAAGAATCAAATATTGCAGAAGTTGCGTCTTAAAGAGAGACCAAATGTATCACGTAGTTCTTTGCCTATGCCCATCATTGAGGGTATCATCATCAACAAAGATCAACTAGAAgacagtgaaaattctttaaatagaaAGCATAGAGATGACTACTATGGCAAAACTACAcagaagataatttttttagatgaag ATCATCGACTGTGCAGCCGAGATGCCCAATGTTTCTCCTTCCAGATTCCGAGTGACGTTCATGCCGATGAAGTAGAATCGGCCAATCTCTGGCTGTATAAACTACCAGATCCCATGGATTCCCATAATCAGACATTTGTCATCAGTGAATTGGCTCACTGGGATCCAgctagaaaatttcccaaacgCAGCCCTCTGGCCATCCATGAGACACCTGTGGGAGAAGGCTGGGTTCGGGTTGGTCTTCAATGGGCAACACGTCGTTGGGTTGAACATCGTGAATGGCGCCATGTTCTCCATGTTTCTTGCAAGACATGCTCAGGTGCATCAGTTGTAGCTGGTAGTGTGCCCCGGCAACCCTTTATTGTGGTTGATGTGAGCTCAAACGGGGGCGGAAAGCGGGTTAGACGAAATATTAACTGTAGCGCGGGAGTTACGGATTGTTGCCGTGAGAGGCTGTATGTGAACTTTGCTGATATCGAatgggatgactggatcatctACCCACCAGGCTATCATGCTTACTTTTGCCGCGGATCCTGTACATCCGTGGCCACAATTGCCCAGGGATCCCAACATAATTATGTTCTCAGA AAATACATGATGCGCAATTATCAACAATCTCGAACTCTCCGGATGACAACGTGCTGCACAGCCACAGAATTTTCAGCCTTGCAGCTTTTCTATCTGGACAGCAACAATACGGCCACCCAAAAGGTTTTGCCTAATATGATTGTGGAGGGATGTGGATGTATGTAG